The genomic stretch GGCTGCCGTTACAGCAAGGTCGGACTCGTCATCGTCGGATTCCCTCGGATGGTCGAGGCGCTCTACATGGTCGGGATCCCGGACGATTCGCTCTGTCATCGTTCGGCCCCCAGTCGCTCGTAGTGCTCTTGGGCCTCGGATCGCAGGTGCTGGATGACGTCGGTGAGCTGCTTGATCTCCACAACTCCCAGGTACCGGCGCTGCTTGTCCACCACGACGCACGTGCCGGTGGATGACTGGAGCATCTCCTCCAGCGTGTCGTGCAGCGTTGCGTTGGGCTCGACGAAGGCCCGAACAGTCTGACCCATCTCCGCAACTTTGTGGTCTGACCGGTTGAGATCGGAATCCCGAAGCCATCGGGTCGGCTCGTCCTGCTCGTTGATGAGGAGAATCCACTCCCGCCCCGACTCGGCCAGGGTTCGCTTGGCCGCGTCCAATGGATCGCCCACCTTCATCGTCGGGTAGTCAGCGAAGTCGAGATCGCTCACTCGCTCGAAGTTGAGGCCCTTCAGCGTGGAACCCGAACCGATGAAGTCGTCGACGAAGTCGTCCACCGGATATGCGAGGATTCGCTCCGGGGTATCACACTGACGGATGACGCTGCGATCACCGAGGATTGCGATCCTGTCGCCCATCTTGATTGCCTCGTCTATGTCGTGCGTCACGAACACGATCGTCTTGCGAAGTTCGCTCTGGAGGCGGAGGAACTCGTTCTGGAGACGGTCGCGTGTGATCGGGTCGATGGCCCCGAACGGCTCGTCCATCAACATCACCGCCGGGTCGGCACCGAGGGCGCGCGCCACGCCCACCCTCTGGGCCTGACCTCCCGAGAGCTCTTTGGGGTAGCGGTCGCGGAACTCTGCAGGGTCGAGTCCGACCATATCGAGCAGAACATCGACCCGGTCGCCTATCTCCGACTTCTCCCACCCGAGCATCTTGGGCACGGTTGCCACGTTCTGGGCGATCGTCTGGTGGGGGAAGAGGCCGATCTGCTGGATGACGTAGCCGATTCGGCGCCGCAACAGGTCGGGGTTCACGTCCGTGACATCCTCGCCGTCGAAGATTATCCGGCCCCCGGTGGGTTCGATCATCCGATTGATCAGGCGCAGAGTGGTGCTCTTTCCGCAACCCGAGGGCCCGACCAACACAAGAATCTCACCTCGCTGAATGTCGAGGGACAGCTTCTCCACGGCGGGTGTTTCCGTGCCCGCGTAGGTCTTGCTCACCTGATCGAGGTGGATCATGGATTCGGTCATTTGTTGGTCCTACAGTCGGAGCCCGCGGCTCGTGGTCAGGCGTTGGATTGTTGAGAAGACGACGTCGAGCAACAGGCCGAGCAGCACCGTGAATACGGTTCCCACCCACACGGACTCGATGCTGTTGGGCAGGCCCAATCGGGTGAGACCCTTCTGGATGAAGGTGCCCAGTCCGTCGCCCCCCACCAGTACCGCGATCGCCGCGATTCCGACCACGAGCAGGCTCGAGACACGAATGCCGGCCATGATCACCGGCCAGGCCAGTGGCATCCGCACCCTCACCAGTTGCTGCCACGAGTTGAGCCCCATTCCCTTTGCCGACTCGACGACGGCAGGGTTCACTTCGTCCAGCCCGGTCACGGTGTTGCGGAGAATGGGAAGCAACGCGTAGAGGAACAGGGCGATCATGGCGGGCTTGTTGCCGATGCCCACCAGCGGAATGAAGAGTGCGAACAACGCGAGGGACGGAATCGTCAGGAAGACCCCGGCGATGCTCAGCGCCGCCGCTCGGGCTGTGGGTCTCTGGTGCACGAAGATCCCGATGGCGACCGAAAAGACCGTGGCGAACGCAATGACGGTCAGCGTGATCTGGGCGTGCTGGAGCGAAGCCTCGACTATCTCGTCCCAACGATCGAACACGAACTCGAACCAGCTGCGGATTCCATCCATCTAAGGGGTGCCTGCCATCCATGTCTCGGGGGACCGGGCTCACCATAGTTGCATCGGGCTCGCCGCCCGGCGTCCGGAGATTGCGCGTTCGCGCGGTGCAGTGCCTTCGCAAAGATGCTCCGAGGTCCTCATGGAGGCGCTCCAGCGGTAGCTTGGCGTCGGCCGGCCGCCAGAAGGCGGGCGGACCCAGTATCTGGGAGGTCCGGGGTGGCACAGACCGGGGGCAGGTGGCGAGGTGGGCCCGCAGGGTCCGCCGAGGGTTGGGCCGCACGTGGGGTGTGGGTGGGCAGTGGAGTGCTCGGCACCGAGACGGTTCGCAGGCTCTCGGCCTGGGTGCGCGAGCTGGAAGCCGATGCTGCGAGCCCGGAGGGGCCTGCGCTTGCACTTCACCACAGGGAGCAGACCGACCATGGACCGGTACTCGCACGCAGCGAGCGGTTCGCTGACTCACACGAAGGCCTCGGCGCGTTCGTGCGGGGCGAAGCCGCAAGGATAGTCGGGTCGGTGCTGGGCGAGCCCGTAGTGCTGTTCAAGGAGAAGG from Actinomycetes bacterium encodes the following:
- a CDS encoding ABC transporter permease, coding for MDGIRSWFEFVFDRWDEIVEASLQHAQITLTVIAFATVFSVAIGIFVHQRPTARAAALSIAGVFLTIPSLALFALFIPLVGIGNKPAMIALFLYALLPILRNTVTGLDEVNPAVVESAKGMGLNSWQQLVRVRMPLAWPVIMAGIRVSSLLVVGIAAIAVLVGGDGLGTFIQKGLTRLGLPNSIESVWVGTVFTVLLGLLLDVVFSTIQRLTTSRGLRL
- a CDS encoding betaine/proline/choline family ABC transporter ATP-binding protein (Members of the family are the ATP-binding subunit of ABC transporters for substrates such as betaine, L-proline or other amino acids, choline, carnitine, etc. The substrate specificity is best determined from the substrate-binding subunit, rather than this subunit, as it interacts with the permease subunit and not with substrate directly.), which codes for MTESMIHLDQVSKTYAGTETPAVEKLSLDIQRGEILVLVGPSGCGKSTTLRLINRMIEPTGGRIIFDGEDVTDVNPDLLRRRIGYVIQQIGLFPHQTIAQNVATVPKMLGWEKSEIGDRVDVLLDMVGLDPAEFRDRYPKELSGGQAQRVGVARALGADPAVMLMDEPFGAIDPITRDRLQNEFLRLQSELRKTIVFVTHDIDEAIKMGDRIAILGDRSVIRQCDTPERILAYPVDDFVDDFIGSGSTLKGLNFERVSDLDFADYPTMKVGDPLDAAKRTLAESGREWILLINEQDEPTRWLRDSDLNRSDHKVAEMGQTVRAFVEPNATLHDTLEEMLQSSTGTCVVVDKQRRYLGVVEIKQLTDVIQHLRSEAQEHYERLGAER